The genomic segment CAAGATTAACAGGAAATATATAGaaccagaaaaaaaaagtaaaatataaATAGAACTGATCAggataaagaaaatgaaaagtaCATGCGATAAATCTTTATTTTGGAGGACAATTCTATTGAGATTAGAATTAGAGAAGTTTACACAATTGGCTTTCATCAACCTTGTAAACTGCACCAAAGCCACCTTCTCCAAGTTTGTTCTCTTCGGAGAAGTTATCTGTCGCAGCTCGTAGTGTAGATATATCAAGTAATAGGGACTCGACACTCACAATCTCCTCTGGGCTAGTCCAATCTACTGAAAGAGCACAGAATATGGAAACTATTGTGAAACATTTTCTCACTGAATCTTATGTATGGAATAAGGGTAACAAGACGAGATAAGTGGAGAAAAAGTTCCAAAAATAATTTTGCTTAATGAAACCAAGTCTGCTTTAGTTTTACAGGCTCATTGATGACCATTGAAATCAATAATCAAGCAACGCATGACTTATTGCTTATAGTAAACTTTTCAGGTCTAACTCCTGCTGCCTGCAGTAACTTCACCTAATATTTCATCCTTTCCCATCTTGGTAGATCTTATTGAAACTCACTAACAAAAATTTAAAGAGAAGAGCTGGATATTTTGTGTAAAGAAAGCATTTAATTCATGGGTTACTTACAGGGTAATCTTACAACTGGCTTCCTCCTCCCCCAGAAGCAAATGCAAATTACGGGTATCAGCAAGAATGCAGCTACTAGGGGTATTGCAATCACAAGGACCGTACCTGTggcattcttcttctttcctgcaTCGATAAATGACTGATTTTATCTGTATTTCTATATCAAACATGACACATTGATGATATCGAAACATGGAGCTGTTGGTTAAGACATACAGCAAATTAGTACATCTTTGTTGTGTGTTATAAATGTTTGTGGCACCTATAGAAATTGAGGCCAATGGTTTGTGGgaaaattttattaatttttattctaTAAACCATGTGGTTCTTACTTTGCAAGCATGCTGACTGGAGTGCCTCGAGTAAGTGGATCAGGTGTGAAGCAGGAACAGAGTTTCAAGAAGGAATGCCATTTAAGAAGAATCCAAgtgcaattattattattattattatttcgcCCCAAGGTTAGTAATCAGAAAGTGATCCTATGAGAGTGTTAATTCGGCGTACTCACGACGGTGTGAACCATCTTTGATCAAACAAGAATAAACTGGTGCTAGTTGGCATACCCTTCAATActttaaagaaaaaagatggCTACTTTGGCCGGTTTGTGGAAATAACGCTTGTATGTTACTGCACTCATCATTAGTGCCTAGCTGTGTTTCTAATATACAATTGTTACCTTTTAATACTGCAGACCAACAAGAAAAAGCTAATCTTTACTGTTACCTTAAGTCACCAGACGCTTCAAATTTTATTCATGGTCAACCAAGAATTTATGTATTTCTAGATTAATCATTAATATCGAAGGAGATATCTCTAAGGTCTAATACACGTACAACTAAGTTTCTTACTCTTCCGAACTTCAGCTTTTTATGGGCTTGGTTGCTTTTCCTTTTTAGTCCTTCCTTACAGGGTTAAGTGGTTGCTCTCTAGATTCAGAGGCCAATCTGAAATTTATATCTAGTGTGTTTTGCTCCCTTCAGTTAAGGGAGGAGACTGAGAGAGCTTGTCGATTGTGGGCACATTAAAAATAGCCCCTTTTAtgtccccaaaaaaaaaggtagcCTCTCTTCTTTGTGTCCCCCAACTCATTTCTGTACACAATTTAACGTCTTCCGTTTCTACCGTGTAGTCGCGAGAGGAAAGGCAGCGGGCAAGGCAAACCCTGTTCTCACAACATGCTAATATTTTAGTCCCGGGAATAGTGCCATTTCTTGGCATTTTATCAGGTTATTAAAGTATGTGGGACCAAGGAAAAAACGACGGTTGTGAGGGTGCGGAAGACTTCAATGGTCTGATTGTCTGATATCTATGGTTTTTATTTGGGCTCAGCTAATATTAGTTTACCAAAGGATTCTTGTGCTAAATGCCTCAAAAGGGCACTGCTGAGAAGATTTTGGCCCTCATCTCACCTAGACTTCGTTTTATTTTTACCATGAGCAATATTTTATTGATAGATTGATGACGGACGGATACCGGACTGCTGAGTAAGATGGCAGTCGCGCTAGTTGTCTAGATAGCAGACAGAaaggtttttattttattttattattattctttttttatacAATGGCGACTCTATATGAGTACAaccaataaaaatagaaaaaaaaagttaatgaaGAGAAAACGGAACAAACTCGTGATTCTCCAAAAAAGTCCCTCCCGAGTATTGTGTAGTAAGGAAGGCGACTCAGTCAACAACACTGTTTGCCTTTCAATAAACATGAATAACCCAAAACGAGCCACATCCTCTCGAAAACTTATGTATGTCCTAACGCAGGCGGTTGCTCCTCGTCATACCTGTGCCGACCTTGAATCCATGCGATCACCGTAGTAGAATTTTCTTCAAGGTAGATGCTGTCCACACCAAGAACTAGACTCGTATAGGTGATGCCTTCCTATACAGCTTTCAGCTCTGCTCCGATGATAGTCACGTCGAATATGCGTCGTTCTCCGCCTGCACCGAGTCTGGAGTCATGACCTCTGATCACAAATCCcactcctcctctccctcctccctcgGATATACTACTGTCAAAGTTTACCTTAAAAAAGCAAGGGGTGAGGGCTCCCAGAAGACAAAGGCAACCCTAGTCGCTGCAAAAACTGAGTGAGAGTTCCAGATATCCCTAACCGTCGCAAATGAAACCACCGTGTAGTCCTAGTGATCTCTGCAACATGAAGTAGTGCTCTGTCTACCACTATCTCTGGATGCACCTTTTTGTCCTCAAATATTCAGACATTTTTGTCAAGCTAGATATGATAGGCCTTATAGCCTAAGAAGTCATCTGTCCGTGACATAAATTGCGGCATGCTAGGTGAAGCCAGAAGGCCCAGAACGCACCTCCAAATCTGGGCCATCTGTGGGCATCCAAAAAGAACATGGCTAATGGACTCCTCCACGTCAGGGCATCCCTCGTATGCTGTGGTGATCCTCACTCCCCTTCTAGCTAATCACACTCCTGGTCACAAACATTCCCATGCCACCTTCTAGATGAACAAGGCAACACGGGGGTGGATGTGCATTCTCCAGATCCAGCATGCATGAATCCGTCGAGTCGTCCCCTGGCTGACCACATCATAAAAGTGTGGAGTGCTTACCTTCGACCTCCCTATATCTCTCTAGACCCTTCTATTTGAGGTCTACGCTGTGGGGATCAGTATTGCCAGAACTTTCTCAGTCAACTGCTCCCTAAAGGCACGCTGAATAAAGACCTTATTCTATCTTCTCTCCTCTAGGATGATCAAATCACAGACTTTGCACCTGACTAAATACACAGGATCGATCATGGTAGGCCATCGACCAGGCGGCTGCTCCATCGACCGGGCGGCTGCACAAGTCTGCAGAAGGCCGGGCAAAAGGAAGGCTTTTCGGCCCTCCGACAATTCTACAGTAGGATCTTCATTCAGCAGATTGGGGTGACACTGGCCCTCTCCCTCAGCCCTTGCCCCCACCATATCCATAGCCACCCTATCTTCCGGCCCACACCTCTAGTCTAGCCCCTATAGTGCCTGCTTTAGCTGGTGGACCACCAGCCCATGGTTGGCCCAATTTGGATCTAAACCATTTTGGGTGGGCACGGTGCCCTCGTCCTTGACATCTCGATCTATTGAAACCATCCTAGAAGCTGACGCCCCTTCAAGGTTGGAGACCTCCTCCACCACGACTGTGTTGGCCTGGATTTCCTCAGCCCGATCGAGCAGGCCCTCCGCTTGGGCCCGGCCCGCATTGCAGCCCAGACTCATACCAAACTCAATGCCCAAGTGGAGTTGACTCATCTCATCGGCCGAAGTCCCCGAGTCACCGGCCGGGACCCCCTTCTACAGTGATCTCCGAGCAACCTTGGTTGGCTTCTAATACCCATCCGAATTTGGTGGCGACTTGGACGAGCTCGGTCTATTTCTAGGGGAACTCAGACTAGATTGGAAAGAGGCTGGCCCCGAGGCTGACTCAGGGGTGGAATCGGTTAGCTTCCTCGGTCGGACCCCTGCATTGGCAGCCCTCGACCGCTGAATTTGGTTGGTGGCCAACCAAGGACCAAATATTGGGCAGCAGTCCTGGTTGGCCTCCTCCATCTCCAGTTGACTCAATGTCTCCATAGGGGTCTCCACAACCATGGGCACCGGAGATGCCCTAGCTCTTGCTCCCTCCATCGAAGTCGGCACGGCGGAGGAGTGCCGACACACCTTCCACATGGCCAATCCGGGCACAGACATAGCAGAATGCCGGCAGGTTCTCATAGACCAAGGCTTGCCAGAACTTCTGCATTTGCCCCTTAATGAAGATGCCAGACTTGAGGGGGTTTAGGGAAGGCCACCGCCGTGATGTCTAGGATCGAGTCCCTCTCCCAATATTCCAGAAGGAGACATGGGAGCCAAATGCACACCACCACCCAATTCATAGAGTTGATGCATGGAACAAAGTCCGATGGCCAGTAGCTGGCTTGCTACTAGCcatggaccattggtcagcccTGAGTCCCAATCACCTTCGTTCTTGAAGTGGAAGGTGTGGTGTTCCTCCGCTATTGAAAAAGCTTTCACTTCGTAGTCAAGCTTGCCCTTGAGATGTAGCTCTCGGGCAACCCAATCAACTGGGATTCACCACCCCAGGCTTCATACGATCACCTTGTCGAAGCCCATGCCCTCTGGGACTTCTCCACCCATTCCAATGGCAGCTCGAAGACTTTTATAAAATGCCATTGGAGGATCTCGAGCTCCTCCTCCAATATCTTGTGGTTAGTTCACACCGGCTGTCGAGGTGGAGCTTGTGCCACCGTCAACCACGAGGGATTGGTCTCAGCCACTCTCGGGAGTGGCCGATCTTCACTACCGGACGACCCCTTGGCCGATCTCGCCCGACGAACCTCATTTGCCACAGCTTCCTTCATTGCTCGTATGCTCCAGTCACCCATCTCCCTAGGTCCCTAGGTGTTCAAGGAAAAGCCGCAGTCGCACGGAAATTGAAGCAATGAGTGGCTTTCTTTCTGCTTTTCTCGCCTTGGTTCGTCCGAACAAAGACTAGGAGGTCTTCTTTCGTGGGGCATCGGAGAGGCTCAAGTCAAGCTTGCGACGGCGACTGAATGGGAGACATTTTCAGAAGCCTAAATCTcagtaaaaattttgaaaggtATGCATACAATACTTTCAAAATAATTATGTGACTAAAGATTCAGAAATATGCTAAGGAATTGAAGGCGACTGATCTAAGGAATTTCATTGCAAATAACCAAAGCTTGTATTTTATTAGAAACAAACAGGCCAATGAATTCGCACATTTGATGGGTGGAAGAAATTTCATTATAAATAATCAAAATTTGctttattagaaatcaataagcCAATGAAATCCACATTTGATGGGGTGAAGAAAAGCCAAATTTCAGCGGTAACACATTCTGGATCTAAATATCTCAATAGATATAACAAGCCATGGCCTAATTTTATTTTACTGACAAGCAGAATTCCGAATTTATATCTTTGCGGACAATAGAAAACAGGCAAGGGCAAAGTTACTCATATCAATTAAATTACGTAGAAACATGCATGCAGGACTCAAATTGATAGGATAATAAATAGATAAGAAAACATGAAATATTAAATAGTAGAAACGGAAAGGCTGATCTATTTGCAGATAAAGTGGGAGTTCTGAAACCAAGAACGGATAGGTAGCTCATCAACTGAACTTTAGTTATAACTAAGTTCAATGGTGCTAGAAATAACAATCTTATTCCCCCTACCTTCTTTTCCGGGCGGAGTAATAAGTCGAGGCGCTTGGGGGGCCGCCGGCTGTGCGGCCTCTAGCGGCGACTGAAGCCTCAGCGTTGGTTTCCCTTCGTAGAAGGAGTATATCTCGTACCTATAATTGCAGCCCCCTCCAAGCACCCTCGCTCCCTGTCTCCCCTCCAACCGGGGGTCTGTCGGGTTAAGCATGCTGCTGAGGCACTGCCGGCACTCGCTCGTCGATAGGTCCCGAGTGCACTGCGCCAGCCCATATGTCGTCGGAGAAGGAGGGTTGGTGGAGTTCATCATCTCCCCGGTCGCGAACATCTCGGTGGAGTTGTAGGCAGCCCAGTCGGCTATCCTGTCCATGAGCACGTCGACAAGCTTGTGGAACCGGCTGGGGTCGGTTATGTTGTTGACGTTATACATCAAGATCTCGTTCGAGGTGTCGATGGTCGTGAGAAAATGCCGGTTGGAGTAGTAGAGGAGGCAGTAGTCGTACCAGATGACGACACATTTGGCGTAAGGGCAGAGAATGGGGGCGTTCTGGATGGCAGTGTCCAGGCAGGAGCGGCAGACGGAGGCGTTGGTGTCGCCGCGGCAGAGGGCTTCTCCGTAGATTTGGTTGGGGTCCTGACCGAAGATGGATTTGGAGAAGCCACCGGAGTTGGAAGTGTTGGAGTCGAGGGAGGTGAGGAGAAGGTTGAGGTTGGAAGCGTAGGTGCTGTTGGGGGTGTAGTTGCCGCTCCGGCCGCAGAATTTGTAGAGGGAGTCAGCGGCGGCTGGAGGGGAGTGgttgaggaggaagaagaagagcagaggGCATAGCAGGAAGAGcggggaagaggaaggaagagaagggAACATGGCGAATTGATGCTATGGTTGTGGTGAGAACTCCCAGAGACGGAGATGATGATCTGATCGGACAATCGAAACCGGGGCCAACCGAGGGAAGGGAACGGTGAAGTCCCCTTTATGTTGTCATTGACCAGTCAAAACGAAATACAGCGCT from the Phoenix dactylifera cultivar Barhee BC4 unplaced genomic scaffold, palm_55x_up_171113_PBpolish2nd_filt_p 000511F, whole genome shotgun sequence genome contains:
- the LOC120106271 gene encoding putative receptor-like protein kinase At4g00960, with translation MFPSLPSSSPLFLLCPLLFFFLLNHSPPAAADSLYKFCGRSGNYTPNSTYASNLNLLLTSLDSNTSNSGGFSKSIFGQDPNQIYGEALCRGDTNASVCRSCLDTAIQNAPILCPYAKCVVIWYDYCLLYYSNRHFLTTIDTSNEILMYNVNNITDPSRFHKLVDVLMDRIADWAAYNSTEMFATGEMMNSTNPPSPTTYGLAQCTRDLSTSECRQCLSSMLNPTDPRLEGRQGARVLGGGCNYRYEIYSFYEGKPTLRLQSPLEAAQPAAPQAPRLITPPGKEGRGNKIVISSTIELSLDWTSPEEIVSVESLLLDISTLRAATDNFSEENKLGEGGFGAVYKGLLPDGREIAVKRLSTSSSQGFGELRNELVLVDKLQHRNLVRLLGVCLEEQEKLLVYEYVPNRSLDTILFDRIKREQLNWGQRYKIIGGIARGLLYLHEESQLKIVHRDLKASNVLLDAELNPKISDFGLARLFGGDQTQATTSRVVGTFGYMAPEYVMRGHYSIKSDIYSFGVLVLEIVSGRKNSGNSESGSAQDLLSYIWERWTEGTILEKLDPSLGNHCPKSEVLRCFHIGLLCVQENPSNRPNMSQVVVMLNSYSFSLQAPSRPAFCIGKSSMGSYASGKAIPMSPNELSISELEPR